A single window of Hymenobacter sp. APR13 DNA harbors:
- a CDS encoding M15 family metallopeptidase: MSELTPAGPRVLSAAEYRQLVQRHPDHALVNLAEVVPGLQLDIRYATPHNLLGEPLYDRAAALLARPAALDLVRVQAALARHGASLLVYDAYRPYRATVRLWEKVQDEQYAAPPWRGSRHNRGASLDVGLVDLATGRPLPMPTDFDDLTPAAHTAYEPVSAPARRHRAWLLAAMSAHGFVNYPGEWWHFDHHRWAEFDLLDIPL; this comes from the coding sequence ATGAGTGAGCTGACTCCCGCCGGCCCGCGCGTGCTGAGCGCCGCCGAGTACCGCCAGCTGGTGCAGCGCCACCCCGACCACGCTCTGGTGAACCTGGCGGAGGTGGTGCCGGGCCTGCAGCTGGATATCCGCTACGCCACGCCCCACAACCTGCTGGGCGAGCCGCTGTACGACCGGGCCGCCGCGTTGCTGGCCCGGCCCGCCGCCCTGGATCTGGTGCGGGTGCAGGCTGCCCTGGCCCGGCACGGCGCCAGCCTGCTCGTGTACGACGCCTACCGGCCCTACCGCGCCACGGTGCGCCTCTGGGAAAAAGTGCAGGACGAGCAGTACGCCGCCCCGCCCTGGCGCGGCTCCCGCCACAACCGTGGTGCCAGCCTCGACGTGGGCCTCGTGGATCTGGCCACCGGCCGCCCGCTGCCCATGCCCACCGATTTCGACGACCTGACGCCCGCCGCCCACACCGCCTACGAGCCCGTTTCGGCCCCGGCCCGCCGCCACCGGGCTTGGCTGCTGGCCGCCATGAGCGCGCACGGCTTCGTCAATTACCCGGGCGAATGGTGGCACTTTGACCATCACCGCTGGGCAGAGTTCGACTTGCTGGACATCCCACTGTAG